A single region of the Pseudomonas sp. B21-023 genome encodes:
- a CDS encoding glycosyltransferase family 4 protein, protein MQLAFVLYKYFPFGGLQRDFMRIALECQKRGHQIRVYTLIWEGDIPPGFEVLVAPVKALFNHRRNEKLSAWMAADLAKRPVDRLIGFNKMPGLDVYYAADGCFEDKAQTLRGGLYRRWGRYRHFAEYERAVFAKDARTEILMISEVQQPLFIKHYGTPEARFHLLPPGISQDRRRPADAEAIRAAFRQEFGLADDELLLVQIGSGFKTKGVDRSLKALAALPSSLRKRTKLMVIGQDDPKLFQVQSTALGLGDQVQFLKGRSDIPRFLLGADLLIHPAYNENTGTVLLEALVAGLPVLVSQVCGYAHYIAEADSGLVLDEPFEQDQLNAYLQRMLEDAAARASWSSNGVAFAANADLYSMPQHAADVILGQETT, encoded by the coding sequence ATGCAACTGGCTTTTGTGCTCTACAAATATTTCCCCTTTGGCGGGCTGCAGCGTGACTTCATGCGCATCGCCCTCGAATGCCAGAAGCGTGGCCACCAGATCCGTGTGTACACGCTGATCTGGGAAGGTGACATTCCGCCGGGCTTCGAGGTGCTGGTGGCGCCGGTCAAGGCGCTGTTCAACCACCGGCGCAACGAGAAGCTCAGTGCGTGGATGGCGGCGGACCTGGCCAAGCGCCCGGTCGATCGCCTGATCGGCTTCAACAAGATGCCTGGTCTGGACGTCTACTACGCCGCTGACGGCTGCTTCGAAGACAAGGCCCAGACCCTGCGCGGCGGCCTCTACCGCCGCTGGGGCCGCTATCGCCACTTCGCCGAATACGAGCGGGCGGTGTTCGCCAAGGACGCACGTACCGAGATCCTGATGATCTCCGAGGTGCAGCAGCCGCTGTTCATCAAGCACTACGGCACTCCCGAGGCGCGTTTCCACCTGCTGCCGCCGGGCATTTCCCAGGACCGCCGGCGCCCGGCCGACGCCGAGGCCATCCGCGCCGCCTTCCGCCAGGAGTTCGGCCTGGCCGACGACGAGTTGCTGCTGGTGCAGATCGGCTCGGGCTTCAAGACCAAGGGCGTTGACCGCAGCCTCAAGGCCCTCGCGGCGCTGCCGTCGAGCCTGCGCAAACGCACGAAACTGATGGTCATCGGCCAGGACGACCCCAAGCTGTTCCAGGTGCAGAGTACTGCGCTCGGCCTGGGTGATCAGGTGCAGTTCCTCAAGGGGCGCAGCGATATCCCACGCTTCCTGCTCGGCGCCGATTTGCTGATCCACCCGGCCTACAACGAAAACACCGGTACCGTATTGCTCGAGGCGCTGGTTGCTGGCCTGCCGGTGCTGGTGTCGCAGGTGTGCGGCTACGCCCACTACATCGCCGAGGCCGACAGCGGCCTGGTGCTGGACGAGCCGTTCGAGCAGGACCAGCTCAACGCCTACTTGCAACGCATGCTCGAGGACGCCGCGGCCCGTGCATCCTGGTCGAGCAACGGCGTGGCATTCGCCGCCAACGCCGACCTGTACAGCATGCCGCAGCATGCCGCCGACGTGATCCTTGGGCAGGAAACCACATGA
- the waaC gene encoding lipopolysaccharide heptosyltransferase I — protein sequence MRVLIIKTSSLGDVIHTLPALTDAAHAIPGIRFDWVVEEGFAEIPSWHPAVDQVIPVAIRRWRKNIWQTLKSGEWKAFKQRLREHKYDLVIDAQGLVKSAWLTRYVKAPVAGLDRYSAREGWASRFYDRRLSVAVGQHAVERVRQLFALALAYDLPEGLGNYGLDLNRLQLPPAAPYVVFLHGTTWATKHWPEAYWRELAERMGRRKLQVMLPWGNPAEKARAERIAQGLNNCQVLPKLNLAGVARVLAAAKACVAVDTGLGHLAAALDVPTISLFGPTNPGLTGAYGRAQIHQASDFPCAPCLQKKCTYKPSAEDLRRFDLKREWPLCFTRLNPEHVAGRLSALLLAEDVR from the coding sequence GTGCGGGTCCTGATCATCAAGACGTCGTCGCTGGGTGACGTCATCCATACCTTGCCAGCGCTTACCGACGCCGCCCACGCCATCCCCGGCATCCGTTTCGACTGGGTGGTGGAGGAAGGTTTCGCCGAGATCCCCAGCTGGCATCCGGCGGTCGACCAGGTGATCCCGGTGGCGATCCGTCGCTGGCGCAAGAATATCTGGCAGACGCTCAAGAGCGGCGAATGGAAGGCCTTCAAGCAGCGCCTGCGCGAGCACAAGTACGACTTGGTGATCGATGCCCAGGGCTTGGTCAAGTCGGCCTGGCTGACCCGTTACGTGAAAGCGCCGGTAGCCGGCCTGGACCGTTACTCTGCCCGTGAGGGCTGGGCCAGCCGCTTCTACGACCGGCGGCTGTCGGTCGCTGTCGGCCAGCATGCCGTTGAGCGCGTGCGGCAACTGTTCGCTCTGGCCCTGGCCTATGACCTGCCGGAAGGGCTGGGCAACTACGGCCTTGACCTCAATCGCCTGCAACTGCCACCCGCCGCGCCCTACGTGGTGTTCCTGCATGGCACAACCTGGGCCACCAAACACTGGCCCGAGGCTTACTGGCGCGAGCTGGCCGAGCGCATGGGCCGGCGCAAGCTGCAGGTGATGCTGCCATGGGGTAACCCTGCGGAAAAAGCTCGCGCCGAGCGTATCGCCCAGGGCTTGAACAATTGCCAGGTGCTGCCCAAATTGAACCTGGCGGGCGTGGCCCGTGTGCTGGCCGCCGCCAAGGCCTGCGTGGCGGTCGACACCGGCCTGGGCCACCTGGCCGCCGCCCTGGATGTGCCGACCATCTCCCTGTTCGGCCCCACCAACCCTGGTCTGACCGGTGCCTACGGACGCGCCCAGATCCACCAGGCGAGCGACTTCCCCTGCGCCCCGTGCCTGCAGAAGAAGTGCACCTACAAACCGAGCGCCGAGGACCTGCGCCGGTTCGATCTCAAACGCGAGTGGCCGCTGTGCTTCACTCGCCTGAATCCCGAGCATGTGGCGGGCCGCTTGAGCGCGCTGCTGCTGGCTGAGGATGTTCGTTGA
- the waaF gene encoding lipopolysaccharide heptosyltransferase II gives MRILIIGPSWVGDMVMAQTLFQSLKQQHPDCVIDVLAPEWSRPILERMPEVRQALSFPLGHGALELATRRRIGKSLAGQYDQAILLPNSLKSALVPYFAGIPKRTGWRGEMRYLLLNDVRKLDKARYPLMIERFMALAYAPGIELPKPYPRPALQIEAASREAALAKFGLELDRPVLALCPGAEFGEAKRWPAEHYAEVAEAMIRQGWQVWLFGSKNDHPVGEQIRDRLIPGLREESCNLAGETSLAEAIDLMSCASAVVSNDSGLMHVAAALNRPLVAVYGSTSPGFTPPLADQVEVVRTGIECSPCFDRTCRFGHYNCLRLLEPAKVIAALHSLGGSDLIDTVAEVD, from the coding sequence ATGAGAATACTGATCATTGGCCCCAGCTGGGTCGGCGACATGGTGATGGCGCAGACCCTGTTCCAGAGCCTCAAACAGCAGCACCCCGACTGCGTGATCGACGTGCTGGCACCCGAGTGGAGCCGGCCCATCCTCGAACGCATGCCCGAGGTGCGCCAGGCCTTGAGCTTCCCGCTCGGCCACGGCGCGCTGGAGCTGGCCACGCGGCGGCGCATCGGCAAGTCGCTGGCCGGCCAGTACGACCAGGCGATCCTGCTGCCCAATTCGCTCAAGTCGGCGCTGGTGCCGTATTTCGCCGGCATCCCCAAGCGCACCGGCTGGCGCGGCGAGATGCGCTACCTGCTGCTCAACGATGTGCGCAAGCTGGACAAGGCGCGTTACCCGCTGATGATCGAGCGCTTCATGGCCCTGGCCTACGCACCGGGTATCGAGCTGCCCAAGCCGTATCCGCGCCCGGCCCTGCAAATCGAGGCCGCCAGCCGCGAGGCCGCCCTGGCCAAGTTTGGCCTGGAGCTGGACCGCCCGGTGCTCGCCCTGTGCCCCGGCGCCGAGTTCGGCGAGGCCAAGCGCTGGCCGGCCGAGCATTACGCCGAGGTTGCCGAGGCGATGATCCGCCAGGGCTGGCAGGTGTGGTTGTTCGGTTCGAAGAACGACCACCCGGTTGGCGAGCAGATCCGCGACCGGCTGATCCCGGGCCTGCGTGAAGAATCCTGCAACCTGGCCGGCGAGACCTCGCTGGCCGAGGCCATCGACCTGATGTCCTGCGCCAGCGCCGTGGTGTCCAATGACTCCGGGCTGATGCACGTGGCCGCCGCCCTCAACCGTCCGCTGGTGGCGGTGTATGGTTCGACCTCGCCGGGCTTCACCCCGCCGCTGGCCGACCAGGTGGAGGTGGTGCGCACCGGTATCGAATGCAGCCCCTGCTTCGACCGCACGTGCCGCTTCGGCCACTACAACTGCCTGCGGCTGCTGGAGCCGGCGAAAGTGATCGCCGCCCTGCACAGCCTGGGTGGCTCCGACCTGATCGATACCGTGGCCGAGGTCGACTGA
- the glnE gene encoding bifunctional [glutamate--ammonia ligase]-adenylyl-L-tyrosine phosphorylase/[glutamate--ammonia-ligase] adenylyltransferase, which produces MRLPLPLDLPAALQPLVARNQQFLRDALAGHADLHLDSLGAEHRRQFDQVAAASDFVLAQAQRDPAVLFELLASGAMDRAYTPGQLRAHIHVVAQAAQSEDELARNLRRERNRQQLRIIWRDLSRQAALAETCRDLSDLADASIDEAYQWLYPRHCQQFGTPIGNRSGQPQHLVVLGMGKLGAVELNLSSDIDLIFAFPEGGETEGVKRSLDNQEFFTRLGQRLIKALDPVTVDGFVFRVDMRLRPYGSAGALVLSFNALEQYYQDQGRDWERYAMIKARVVAGDQAAGAQLQEMLRPFVYRRYLDFSAIEALRTMKQLIQQEVRRKGMADNIKLGAGGIREVEFIAQAFQLIHGGRDLSLQQRPLLKVLTTLEGQGYLPPAVVAELRDGYEFLRYTEHAIQAIADRQTQMLPDDPTDRARIAYMLGFADWEGFHAQLMHWRGRIDWHFRQVIADPDEDEAEGELVVGGEWSPLWEQAQDEEAAGRQLQEAGFHQPAEALRRLNALRVSPTLRSMQRIGRERLDAFIPRLLAQAVEHDNPDLVLERVLPLVEAVARRSAYLVLLTENPGALRRLLTLCAASPWIAEQIARYPLLLDELLNEGRLFSPPLAPELAAELRERLTRIPEDDLEQQMEALRHFKLAHSLRVAASEISGNLPLMKVSDYLTWLAEAILDQVLALAWRQTVARHGQPKRSDGSLCDPGFIIVGYGKVGGLELGHGSDLDLVFIHDGDPNAETDGAKPIDSAQFYTRLGQRIIHLLTTQTNSGQLYDVDMRLRPSGASGLLVSSLGAFERYQQNEAWTWEHQALVRARVLVGCPQVATAFEGVRAKVLGQPRDLDKLRVEVSEMRAKMRDNLGTKATGAGTAGNAFDAGQPFDIKQDAGGIVDIEFMVQYAALAWSHDHPAILRWTDNIRILEELEQAGLMPAADAVLLRELYKAFRSASHRQALQKQAGVIDAAQFAEERREVRRIWGQLGLT; this is translated from the coding sequence ATGCGCCTGCCTTTGCCGCTCGATCTGCCTGCCGCTCTCCAACCACTGGTCGCTCGCAACCAGCAATTTCTCCGCGATGCCTTGGCCGGTCATGCTGATCTGCACCTGGACAGCCTGGGCGCCGAGCATCGACGCCAGTTCGACCAGGTTGCCGCGGCCAGCGACTTCGTCCTGGCGCAGGCCCAGCGCGATCCGGCGGTGCTGTTCGAGCTGCTGGCCAGTGGCGCGATGGACCGGGCATACACCCCGGGCCAACTGCGTGCTCACATCCACGTCGTCGCCCAGGCTGCGCAAAGCGAGGACGAACTGGCGCGCAACCTGCGCCGCGAGCGTAATCGCCAGCAGTTGCGCATCATCTGGCGCGACCTGAGCCGCCAGGCAGCGTTGGCCGAGACCTGCCGCGACCTGTCCGACCTGGCCGACGCCAGCATCGACGAGGCCTATCAGTGGCTATACCCGCGCCATTGCCAGCAGTTCGGCACACCCATCGGCAACCGCAGCGGCCAGCCTCAGCACCTGGTGGTGCTGGGCATGGGCAAGCTGGGCGCGGTGGAACTGAACCTGTCGTCGGACATCGACCTGATCTTTGCCTTCCCCGAGGGCGGTGAAACCGAGGGCGTGAAGCGCTCGCTGGACAACCAGGAGTTCTTCACCCGCCTCGGCCAGCGTCTGATCAAGGCGCTTGACCCGGTCACCGTCGATGGCTTCGTGTTCCGTGTCGACATGCGCCTGCGCCCGTACGGTTCGGCCGGCGCGCTGGTGCTCAGCTTCAATGCCCTGGAGCAGTACTACCAGGATCAGGGGCGCGACTGGGAACGCTACGCCATGATCAAGGCGCGGGTGGTGGCCGGCGACCAGGCGGCCGGCGCGCAGTTGCAGGAAATGCTGCGGCCTTTCGTCTATAGGCGCTACCTGGACTTCTCCGCGATCGAAGCGCTGCGCACCATGAAGCAGCTGATCCAGCAGGAGGTGCGCCGCAAGGGCATGGCCGACAACATCAAGCTGGGGGCCGGCGGCATCCGCGAGGTCGAGTTCATCGCCCAGGCATTCCAGCTGATCCATGGCGGCCGCGACCTGAGCCTGCAACAGCGGCCGCTGCTGAAGGTGCTGACTACCCTGGAGGGCCAGGGCTACCTGCCGCCGGCGGTGGTCGCCGAGCTGCGCGACGGCTATGAGTTCCTGCGTTACACCGAGCACGCGATCCAGGCCATCGCCGACCGCCAGACCCAGATGCTCCCGGATGACCCGACCGACCGCGCGCGCATCGCCTATATGCTGGGCTTTGCCGACTGGGAGGGCTTCCATGCCCAACTGATGCACTGGCGTGGGCGGATCGACTGGCATTTCCGTCAGGTGATCGCCGATCCGGATGAGGATGAGGCCGAGGGCGAACTCGTAGTCGGTGGCGAATGGTCGCCTCTGTGGGAGCAGGCCCAGGATGAAGAAGCCGCCGGGCGCCAGTTGCAGGAAGCCGGTTTCCACCAGCCTGCCGAGGCGCTGCGCCGGCTCAACGCCTTGCGTGTCAGCCCGACGCTGCGCTCGATGCAGCGCATCGGTCGTGAACGCCTGGATGCCTTCATCCCGCGTCTGCTGGCCCAGGCGGTCGAGCACGACAACCCTGACCTGGTGCTGGAGCGGGTGCTGCCCCTGGTCGAGGCGGTCGCGCGCCGCTCTGCCTATCTGGTGCTGCTCACTGAAAATCCCGGCGCGTTGCGCCGTCTGCTGACCTTGTGCGCGGCCAGTCCATGGATTGCCGAGCAGATTGCCCGTTACCCGCTGCTGCTTGACGAGCTGCTCAATGAAGGCCGGCTGTTCAGCCCGCCGCTGGCCCCGGAGCTGGCTGCCGAGCTGCGTGAGCGGCTCACCCGCATCCCCGAGGATGACCTTGAGCAGCAGATGGAGGCGCTGCGCCACTTCAAGCTGGCCCACAGCCTGCGCGTGGCCGCCTCGGAGATCAGCGGCAACCTGCCCCTGATGAAGGTCAGCGACTACCTGACCTGGCTGGCCGAGGCCATTCTCGACCAAGTACTGGCCCTGGCCTGGCGCCAGACCGTGGCGCGCCATGGCCAGCCCAAGCGCAGCGACGGCAGCCTGTGCGACCCTGGCTTCATCATCGTCGGCTATGGCAAAGTCGGCGGCCTCGAGCTGGGCCACGGTTCGGACCTGGACCTGGTGTTCATCCACGATGGTGACCCCAACGCCGAGACCGACGGCGCCAAGCCGATCGACAGCGCGCAGTTCTATACCCGCCTGGGCCAGCGCATCATCCACCTGTTGACCACCCAGACCAACTCCGGCCAGCTCTACGACGTGGACATGCGCTTGCGTCCGTCCGGCGCCTCGGGGTTGCTGGTGAGCTCGTTGGGCGCCTTCGAGCGCTACCAGCAGAACGAGGCCTGGACCTGGGAACACCAGGCCCTGGTACGGGCCCGGGTGCTGGTCGGCTGCCCGCAGGTGGCGACGGCCTTCGAGGGCGTTAGGGCCAAGGTGCTCGGCCAGCCCCGTGACCTGGACAAGCTACGCGTCGAAGTGAGCGAGATGCGCGCCAAGATGCGCGACAACCTGGGCACCAAGGCCACCGGCGCAGGCACTGCGGGCAATGCCTTCGATGCCGGCCAGCCCTTCGATATCAAGCAGGATGCCGGCGGTATCGTGGATATCGAATTTATGGTGCAATACGCCGCTTTGGCCTGGTCCCACGACCATCCGGCCATACTGCGCTGGACCGACAACATCCGCATCCTCGAAGAGCTCGAACAGGCCGGGTTGATGCCCGCCGCCGACGCCGTGCTGCTGCGCGAACTGTACAAGGCGTTCCGCTCGGCCTCGCACCGCCAGGCCTTGCAGAAGCAGGCCGGGGTGATCGACGCGGCGCAGTTCGCCGAGGAGCGCCGTGAGGTAAGGCGGATCTGGGGGCAGCTTGGGTTGACCTGA